DNA sequence from the Salvelinus sp. IW2-2015 linkage group LG37, ASM291031v2, whole genome shotgun sequence genome:
CGGTAGCATGTGATTTCATTTCTAGAAGTGAGAATTGCCTGCCCCGTTTACCAACCTCAACCAGTTCTGTTAAAATCAGGCCGTACTGTATTTTCGATGTACTCTAAGTGTTTTTGTGACCCTTGACACCACTTTCGGTTATGTGTTTATTACCTAAGGCCTGCGCTCTGTTGTAGCCGACAACGTTTTATGAAATTGACATTGATCTGTTTTAAATTGCTTTTGAATTGATTCAATCCGATCACAGAAATGAAAGATGAACCTGCCACTGTGTATCCGTTCACCTGTCTCTAGACCAAACACTGGATGGATTGTAAGCTCGACTGATTCGACCAAACAAGGAAGTAACATCCATCGGTCTGGTTAGATTAGCCAGGATAGCACCTGACACTCACCACAAACAAATGAGGCTCCAAATGATTTGTTCATTCAATGTTACTTGATCACATCTCGCTGAGTGAAccagggatgtattcattaggcaccaaatggaagaaaactgactgaaacagRGAGGGACTACTTAGATTTGTCCGATAAGAAATGCTCGttttgttttaaaacatttacagttgtGTACCCTAATGGATACAACTCGGAATGACTTACACAATATTCACTAGGCGTAAGTTCAGGCGCTCTAGTTATTTGCATCAGGTGACTTGCCCAACCCCCTGGATCATATGACCGTGATGTCACAGATGTTGCTAATAGTGCTTGTGTCCTGTTTTATTCCACTACATGTTTTACTAGCTTCCTCCTTCAACAATGGTTATTTACACAATCTTGTCCCCTCCCCTGAACTGCTGTACACAGAAAACAGACTACAGTACCTACAGTGGGGGGGTTGAGGTACCGATCAAGTACAGTTAAACAATATAGAAATATACCTATGACAgcaaaaaaatccatacaaaatGCCATCTTTAGACCTATCACACTCCATATATCCATATATTCATTCAGATCAGACAGCTATATCCTTAAGTTATATTGCTCAGGTACTGTCACGTAACGCGTTATTATATGGCTCTTATCAAGATAAGATAACAGCCTTTACAGTTCATTATCTTAGCCTGGCCCACATACTTCAGTCTCATAGGACAGGGGTTTCTGGGCCTCTGGTGAGAATGAAAACCTGGAACCTGTGCTTGATCTAGGATTTGGAGCCTCGGTGTCGTACTGTTTATAAGTGAGTGACTTTGCACTCCTACAGCAGTCCGTCTGTTTGTtggcgtgagtgtgtgtgacatTTGGAASCATGAGGACCTTCSTGTTGTTGATGTGCCTTGCAGTGGGCTGCCTGGCTCAGGCACCTCATCCGTGCAGTAAGTAAAAGACAGAGAAATTGTATTGTAAATTGAGTGGTTAACCTAGGAGCTGTAGTTTTATGAATGCCTGACCCCAGGTCAAAGATTAGCTCCTGCGTACAGCATAGTCCTGATTTAACACCTGTGCATTGTactggaggcagagcagagctgtaAAAGTCATGTGATGGCAATTAAGGTGGATGTTTTCTTCTATGTTTATAATGTGTAGTCCACTTTTACGGCTAAATTGGCCATTTAGCAAAACGATGGATAAATGTTTCACTTGTTACCAATAAAACACCTTTCCCTTGCTCAGGGTCTCCCCCTCTTCTGACCGGAGCYATGTCAGTGGTAAGTCTGTTTGTTTCTCCATAGTAGGTGGGAATAAGGGAGTTCCCATAGCAATAACATCAGACGGAACATTTTGACAAATACTATAACTATTTAGAAAATCTTGATATCCTGCCTTacatactgaacataaatataaacgcaacatgtaaagtgttggtcccatgtttcatgagcttaaataaaagatcccagaaatgttccgtacgcacaaaaagcttatttMtctcagattttgtgcacaaatttgtttacatccctgttagtaaccatttctcctttgctaagataatccatcaacctgacaggttAATGCTGATTTAAACagaataatcattacacaggtgcaccttgtgctggggacaataaaataccactctaaaatgtgcagttttgtcacagagcACAATGCCAGaggtgtctcaagttttgagggagcgtgcaattggtatgctgactgcagaaatgtcccccagagctgttaccagagaattttatgttaatttctctaccataagccgcctccaatgtcgttttagagaatttacgtccaatcggcctcacaaccgcagaccacgtgtttggcgttgtgtgggcaagcggtttgctgatgtcaacgttgtgaacagagcgccccatggtggggttatggtatgggcatgcataagctacggacaWTGAACATAWattgtattttatcgatggcaatttgaatgcaYagagataccgtgatgagatcctgagtcCCATCGCCGTGCCAttcatcacttcatgtttcagcatgataatgcacggccccatgtcgcaaggatctgtacatatctgtactcaccagacatctgtactcaccagacatgtcacccattgagcatgtttgggatgctctggatcgacgtgtaggacagcgtattccagttgccgccaatatccagcaacttcgYATAGCCATTGAGGAGGAatgggataacattccacaggccacaatcaacagccttatcAACTCTATGCGttggagatgtgtcgtgctgcatgaggcaaatggtgatcacaccaaatacagactggttttctgatccacgcctctacctttttttttaaaggtatctgtgaccaacagatgcagatctgtattcccagtcatctgaaatacatagtttagggcctaatcatttttttcaattgacttatttccttatatgaactgtaactcagtaaaatctttgaaattgttgcatgttgMgcttatatttttgttcagtgtatatataSWGWRWWYTSWRARWRTWYWSASMCCYYWYMYYTKWSACAYWTTKTKWYRMKAWASMSYYWTACTGTGATAGGGTCTAAAGTTTTTTTTCCTTTctatctatacacacacataaagcaaaaacagttttttagacctTTTTGCTTATTTATGAAAAATAAGaatcagaaataacttatttacataagtattcagaccctctgctatgagactcaaaattgagctcaggtgcatcctgtttccattgatcatccttgagatgtttctacatcttgattggagtccacctgtggtaaattctattgattggacatgatttggaaaggcacacatctgtctatttaaggtcccccaattgacaatgcatgtcagagcaaaaaccaagccatgaagtcaaaggaattgtccgtagagctctgatacaggattgtctcgaggcacagatctggggaagggtaccaaaacatttctgcagcatttaaggtccccaagaacacagtggcctccatcattcttaaatagaaatggcgagaaggaagccactcctcagtaaaaggcacatgacaacccacttggagtttgccaaaaggcacataaaggactctcaaaccatgagaagcaagattctctggtctgatgaaaccaagattgaactctttggcctgaatgccaagcttcaagTCTGGAGGAATCMtggcaccatccctacggtgaagcatggtggtggcattatcatgctgtggggatgtttttcagcagcagggactgggagactagtcaggatcgagggaaagattaacagagtaaagtacagagagatccttgatgaaaacctgctccaaagcgctcaggaccacaaactggggcgaaggttcaacttccaacaggacaatgacactaagcacacagccaagacaacgcaggagtggtttcgggacaagtctctgaatatcattgagtggcccagccagagcccggacttgaatctgaccgaacatctctagagagacctgaaaatgtgccatcgacgctccccatccaacctgacatagcttgaggatctgcagaaagaGCCAAAAgaggtgcgccaagcttgtagggtcatacccaagaagactcgaggctgtaatcgctgccaaaggtgctgtaATCAAAGTAACAAAGTActgtaacaaagtactgagtaaagggtctgaatacttatgtaaatacttttttttcgtttttttgcaagaaattctaaaaacctgtttttgctttgtcattatgggatattgtgtgtagattaagggggggggaaactatttaatccattttagaataaggctgcagtggtgtaaagtacttaagtagtactttaatgtatttttacttaagtagttttttggggtagcTGTACgttacttaactatttatatttttgactacgtTTACTTTTACTAAACTACattccataagaaaatattgtactttttactccaaaagtactcgttacattttgaatgcttagcaggacaggaaattggtcaaattcacacacttatcaaccgaacatccctggtcatccctactgcctctgatctggcggactcttTTGATCACGCATGCTTCGTTTacaaatgatgtctgaatgttggagtgccgttggctttccgtaaataaaaaaaacaagaaaatggtgccatctggtttgcttactataaggaatttgaaatgatttatacttttacttttgatacttaagtatattttaaactaaacgcttttagacttttactcaagtagaattttactRggtgacttttacttgagtcattttctattgaggtatttttacttttactcaggtataacaggtgggtactttttccaccactgtaaggctgtaacttaagaagattaggaaaaagtcaagaggtctaaatattttatgaatgcactgtatatacagtatatgaagaaaaaaaatagaaaatacaaatttggttaaaaaaaacaagatatgCAAATRGTATTGGCTATAATTATATCTGCTATATATCTCACATTCCTGTCCTTTCAGGCAAATGAGAAGGTTAATGCATATGCAAAATACGACTATGACGCGTTAGGCGAGCGTATCCGCTTCAAGGAGATGGGATCTTATGAGAACAAGACATTCGGCCTGGATGCCCTTCTGCTCTTCAGAGAGGTAACAAACACTTATTCACAACAACAACCATGTATTCACAATAACAACCATTTATTCAATACAACATACGGGTACACACATCACAGTCATGCACATTACATATTTTCATATAAAAACAGAGCTGCATTGTTAGAAAAATAATGGTTTcctacaaaaaaaacaatacgCCTCCCATGAAACCGATGCTTATCTTTCCCCAACGTCTTCCAGGGCGTCATGTATACGATTAACCACAAGAACCGCACATGTAAGAAGGAGAGGCTGAAGAAGGAGGACTTCCACCCCATGGAGATCCCTGCAGATGCTGCTCTGCTGGGGCAGGTGATCCTAGGGAGCTCCTCWGGTCCAGGACAGGGTCTGCTGGTCAACACCTGGTATGGAGAACGTGCAACCCCAACTGGTGGTAAGGGGCATGGCATGCGGTTGGTTTAAATGTTGCCTTTCATTTGTGAGCTTCCTCTTTCTGAGGAACGCCAAAATCAAATGTMatttgtcacatgcgcaaaatacaacaggtgaaatacaACACCTTTACCGTGAAATTAGTTTTTTAAAAGTAAGTAAGAAAAAATTGGTAAATGAACTAAAGGCAaattagtaacacaataaaataacaatagaggcTAYATACaaagggtaccggtactgagtcaatgtgcaggggtacgggttcGTCGAGRTAATATGTRcagtaccagtcaaaagtttggacacacctactcattcaatggtttttctttatttttactKttttctacattgtagaataatatgaagacatcaaaactatgaaagaacacacatggaatcatgtRgtaaccaaaaaagtgttaaacaaatYaaaatatatttgagattactCAAAGTAGYcactctttgccttgataactGCTTTGCacacatttaggcaggttaccttggtgttctagggcacagggactatggtggtctgcttgaaacatgtaggtattacagactcggtcaggRagaggttgaaaatgtcagtgaagacaaaaTAATTCCTagcaactttaaaaaaaaatattttatgccAATTTAAGTTTTGTGATTTTGTGTTCTCAAATCAAATTTCTGCTCCCTGATTTTGTTTATCTGATTGATCAATTTAATCTTCAGGTAAAGACAAGTGGTTGAGCACCTTCACTGAGTTTGGCTGCATACCAGTCAGCACTACGTACTACACGGACAAGACTGGCTGGGTGCTTACAACGTAAGTGTGTATATTATTGGGCAGTGTGTAAAATATGactggtttttatttttttaaattgctgaATCTTTGCTCTACTGACAACgctataatagtaatatttaacatCAATATATAGTCTTGTAGGCCTATGTAGTGTTTGTTTCATATCCTCATTCTGAGGAAGTTCCTCAGTYCATTTCGTGTTCCAAAACATTCAAAAGAATGTCTTCATTAGCTAGTTTGACACTKCTGGAAACATCAAAATCCATAATTTCATTATAAAAGTAGTATGAATTATTAAATGATTAGTACTTTCACAATTATCCCGAAGCATGGATTTGACTTTCGTTAACTCTACAGATAAGATATCCATTATGCTATGTgattattctgtttattttttcacTTACAGCTTCTTCAACATTGTTGTTGGGATCGATGACCCCCAGCAGTTCTTCCCTCCTAAGTTCTGTCAGGGCGCTAAACTGGATGCAACTGCAGATGCAGCCAACTTCTACagcatttttaaaaacatagaCTAAAGGACCATTCTCTTTTCTTATGAGAATTTCACACAACTATTGCTTAATTTTAACCTSTGATAAATGTTTAAATGAAtttataaataattataaaaaggGATAACTCATTAATGTATTAGTATAAGAAAAGGGTTAAACCAAATTCCAGTACTGACCATGTAACATTTATGTAAACATTTTACCTTTGACAAATGCTAATTGCTTTCCTTACTACATATAGGCCTTGGAAATGTAAACTTGCACTGTGAACTGTCCTTCTGAATAAAAGTTATAAAATGTCAAGTCTATAGTATAGTTGGACAGCTCTTCACAAGACCTCTGTTCATATCGTGTAGACAAAGAAAGAAATGTCTACACAACTTGGTCAGTTGTATCAAGAAATKAATTATTTATTACAGTCACATCTCATGAATGTCAAAAGGATGTTCACTCCCTGACTCGGGTGCATTATGGAGCTACGCAGAGATAcaactacagtgagggaaaaaattatttgatcccctgctgattttgtacgtttgcccactgacaaagaaatgatcagtctgtaattttaatggtaggtttatttgaacagtgagagacagaataacaacaaaaatatccaaaaacacatgtcaaaaatgttataaattgatttgcattttaatgagggaaataattatttgaccccctctcgatcaaaaagatttctggctcccaggtgtcttttatacaggtaacgagctgagattaggagcacactcttaaagggagtttcttacctgtataaaagacacctgtccacagaagcaatcaatcaatcagatttcaaactctccaccatggccaagaccaaagagctctccaaggatgtcagggacaagattgtagatctacacaaggctggaatgggctacaagaccattgccaagcagcttggtgagaaggtgacaacagttggtgcgattattcgcaaatggaagaaacacaaagaactgtcaatctccctcggcctggggctccatgcaagatctcacctcgtggagttgcaatgataatgagaacggtgaggaatcatcccagaactacacgggaggatcttgtcaatgatctcaaggcagctgggaccatagtcaccaagaaaacaattggtaacacactacgccgtgaaggactgaaatcttgcagcgcccgcaaggtccctgctcaagaaagcacatatacatgcccgtctgaagtttgccaatgaacatctgaatgattcagaggacaactgggtgaagtgttgtggtcagatgagaccaacatggagttctttggcatcaactcaacttgctgtgtttggaggaggaggaatgctgcctatgacccaagaaaccatccccaccgtcaaacatggaggtggaaacattatgctttgggggtgtttttctgctaaggggacaggacaacttcaccgcatcaaagggacgatggacggggccatgtaccgtcaaatcttgggtgaaacctccttccctcagccagggtattgaaaatgtgtcgtggatgggtattccagcatgacaatgacccaaaacacacggccaaggcaacaaaggagtggctcaagaagaagcacattaaggtcctggagtggcctagccagtctccagaccttaatcccatagaaaatctgtggagggagctgaaggtttgagttgccaaacgtcagcctcgaaaccttaatgacttggagaagatctgcaaagaggagtgggacaaaatccctcctgagatgtgtgcaaacctggtggccaactacaagaaacgtctgacctctgtgattgccaacaagggttttaccaccaagtactaagtcatgttttgcagaggggtcaaataattatttccctcattaaaatgcaaatcaatttataacaattttgacatgcgtttttctggatttttttgttgatattctgtctctcactgttcaaataaacctaccattaaaattacagactgatcatttctttgtcagtgggcaaacatacaaaatcagcaggggatcaaatacttttttccctcactSTATCTACTGTGCWACAGGACGAGCTGTAACTTGGTAGCAGTAATAAGTTACTCCCCTTAGCTCCCCCACCTCCTGCACCCCCACATCgacaaccatcacccctggctCCCGGCCCTCTTTCTCCAGCCACAACATCCTGGCATCAGGGTCCTCATCCGAGAACTGAAAGAGAGACCCAGAGTCCCTCAACACCTTTAGGCACTGCTTAAGCACCTGGCTGGCCTTTGCTCCACCTTCCCTCGACCTTAGCAAGGCATCTATGGTGCCCTTGTCTAGAATGAGGTCTAGGCTCTCAGAACCAAAGTGTTTGTGGAGACGAGAGCAGTCCAGTTCTAAGAAGTCCAGCTTAGAGGAAGTGTTCTGAGGTTGCAGGGCTTTGGTTTCTGTGTGTTCCTGCATAAGGCGCACAGCAATAGCAGAGATGTCAGCGCAGGTCACCTGCACTGGCCAGGGAGAGTATCTGTATATGCAGGGTCCTAGGGCAGAGGTACCACAGCCCATGTCCAGAACATGTAGGGCATCAGAGTTGGTCTGTGAATGCAGCATGGGCAAGATGAAGTCCCGGATTGCATCGAAACCAAAGAACCACTCAAAATTCTTGAAGTTGGTTGCCTTGCTTTTTTCTGTGTAGAACCGGTCCCATGTTGCTTTCTTGTCCATGTTGTTGATAAGTTCAGCTACAGAAGTAGGGACAAACAAGGGTGAatgtcagaaaaaaaagaaaaaaaacatacatactAGCGGTATTATAGTTCATGTTTATGGGTTTCCTTAAAATAAAATTTCATagaacaaatgagagcgcctaaAATGTGCTGACGTTAGTATCGAGCTGAGTATCTAGCCATGGTAGCTAACTAAAACTTAGCTGTGGAGATTAGCACAAACAAGCTACCTTGACCAACCTGTGCACAAATTACATTTCATCAGTGAACGGGAGTATTTGCAAACAGAAATGCCTTTGAATtgaacctgtatttaactaggcaagtcagttaataacaMATKtttatttacaatgacggcctaccggggaacagtgggttaactgccttgttcaggggcagaacgacaggtttttaccttgtcagctcggagattcgacccagcaacctttcggttactggcccaacgcactagactacctgccaccccaaatcaATGAATCAATAGAGAGCAAGCCACTGTCTAGCTGTATATAGCAagtaagctagctagttagcttgcagcCATAGAGGtcaactgttagctagctagcataaaaaGCCATGCGTTAGCTTCTAGTTTGCATCAACTCATTTTATAAGACACCAATAAATTGAGACGTACTTGTTAGACTGGAGTGGTGCCTTACACGTGTGTTTGTAATTAACTTCCCTAACCTCCTTGGCGACAGGATATTTAAAATCAGCGCCATGATTTGTATCTCTCCTTGAAATCCTCCGTCACGCACTGCTGAGAGCAGCAAGCTACCTGCTGTGTGCGCAGTGGAGGGCAACTGAGCATGCGTCAACAATGTAAACAAGTATGCGGTATAACAGTGGAAGCATTTCACGGTTTTCCTTTGTATGAAAGATAAGCAACCCAAATTCAAGACATGTACAGACATacacaagaacagacagacacaattcACGCAAGCATGTAAATACTGCATTGCATATTGCTGTGATGCCAGTTGAAATGTTGATACCAGAAGTGCGGCacaaacaatacatttacatacacatCAAATAAGATGTAAATACCTTTAATAAAACGCAGTGTAACAAAGGAAAATAATCCAACAAAAAAAGCAAGTTGATAACATTTACAACcacaaaataaaagtaaaaactgTACAACTCTAAACATCTGGAGCCACTGctatttttttggtaaatatttgttttattaattcACTGTTCTGTGATGAAGGGAATATATTGAGTGacggggagggagaagggggctgtataatgtgattgtttttttcccttctcaaaTACCAGTGTAATCTTCAAACACACATGTATGCATCAGTGTGGCAGGTGAAGTATTTCACCACTGCCACTACAGCAGTAGGAAAGGACATTGGGGGGAATTTTCTAAACAGCAGGTAGTTATTTATACAAGATGTCGTAGTGGCCGGGTCTATAGAGGAGAAAGACACGAGGCTCGCTGCCTTCAGGAAAGACGTGGTGGTTGACGGTGCCCCCCTCACCCCGGTCCATATACTCCACTAGGATGGACACGTTCAGGGCCTGGGCCAAGGCRATGATGTGGATATGGTCACTTTCTTTAGACATGGGCTCCACCTCCTGATAgtaaacacacagagaacaaacaAAGTGTTTGAGTTTGGGGACTTGTTATGCAACTCTAGATGATACTGGAATGTACATATGCAAGAAAAAGTACAAGTTGGTCCTTTTGGCAGTAGGAAtgagacaatatatccacaggaaattATAATTGCTTCCGGTGATAGAAATCTGAACACACTACCAGCGCTTTGAAAAGTTTATGcaattatactttcctgtggatatagtcTCACACTCCTACAGCCAAAAGGACCAACCGCACGGACAACCGGTAAAGTATGTGAACAtttcattttattcaacattctggcttgtagatgTCGAGAGAAAACTTTCCTRATTCAAATGCTCATTTCTGCCCGACGTAGAATTTAATGCAATTCAACRTCGGGGTTCCAGGCAACTTGAGCGCTAGCTTATTGCCTTTAACATCCTCagcaatacagtgccttcagaaagtattcacacccctcaactttttgatgtgttacagcctgaatttaaaatggatatgtcactggcttacacataATAccatatgtcaaagtggaattgtgtttttagaacTGTTTGCtaattaataaaatatgaaaagctgaaatgtcttgagtcaataagtattcaaccccttcgttatggcaagcctaaatacgttcaggagtaaaaatgttcttCAGTCTCAAaagtgtgcaatagtgtttaacatgatttttgaatgactacctcatctctgtacccca
Encoded proteins:
- the epdl1 gene encoding ependymin-like 1, translating into MRTFXLLMCLAVGCLAQAPHPCRSPPLLTGAMSVANEKVNAYAKYDYDALGERIRFKEMGSYENKTFGLDALLLFREGVMYTINHKNRTCKKERLKKEDFHPMEIPADAALLGQVILGSSSGPGQGLLVNTWYGERATPTGGKDKWLSTFTEFGCIPVSTTYYTDKTGWVLTTFFNIVVGIDDPQQFFPPKFCQGAKLDATADAANFYSIFKNID
- the cskmt gene encoding citrate synthase-lysine N-methyltransferase CSKMT, mitochondrial isoform X2 → MDKKATWDRFYTEKSKATNFKNFEWFFGFDAIRDFILPMLHSQTNSDALHVLDMGCGTSALGPCIYRYSPWPVQVTCADISAIAVRLMQEHTETKALQPQNTSSKLDFLELDCSRLHKHFGSESLDLILDKGTIDALLRSREGGAKASQVLKQCLKVLRDSGSLFQFSDEDPDARMLWLEKEGREPGVMVVDVGVQEVGELRGVTYYCYQVTARPVAQ
- the cskmt gene encoding citrate synthase-lysine N-methyltransferase CSKMT, mitochondrial isoform X1; its protein translation is MQYLHACVNCVCLFLCMSVHVLNLGCLSFIQRKTVKCFHCYTAYLFTLLTHAQLPSTAHTAGSLLLSAVRDGGFQGEIQIMALILNILSPRRLGKLITNTRVRHHSSLTTELINNMDKKATWDRFYTEKSKATNFKNFEWFFGFDAIRDFILPMLHSQTNSDALHVLDMGCGTSALGPCIYRYSPWPVQVTCADISAIAVRLMQEHTETKALQPQNTSSKLDFLELDCSRLHKHFGSESLDLILDKGTIDALLRSREGGAKASQVLKQCLKVLRDSGSLFQFSDEDPDARMLWLEKEGREPGVMVVDVGVQEVGELRGVTYYCYQVTARPVAQ